The Pleuronectes platessa chromosome 23, fPlePla1.1, whole genome shotgun sequence genome contains a region encoding:
- the trip6 gene encoding thyroid receptor-interacting protein 6 isoform X1: MSGPTWLPPRTLDSPERAVPQMSHSAGSAIYRAPNKKSVSEFRPKYGAYDQNGGGGGGGGGGGGGGGEMVNRYMATGPTGGPVHHPSSDHYYPPPHAPKEERHWGPHMESYELMHRGSEKPVGYHSKIDADIDSLTSMLADLDSHPQDPSTQLYDNVPYNKYLSGDHYKPAHQSVAPSQGRPSMGYPPHPHSQYHPAPPYPSEHHTPQYSTSHQQEYYSPSPSPKPYPQPVPASYTTSSTPSGPRFSVQVKTAQPVTYSQTGRQAEQAYTPPPPRQHVSRPQHQTQAGPQGWYPPHPGSQAQDLHSDAGYKGGGPGSGGRVNQAPMTKRGMENNQTGPGAAQNPAYQSGKQGLQTTRPEEELDRLTKKLVYDMNHPPAEDYFGRCARCGDNVVGDGSGCIAMEQVFHVECFTCITCHARLRGQPFYALDKRSYCESCYISTLERCSKCSKPILDRILRAMGKAYHPRCFTCVVCNCCLDGVPFTVDATSQIHCIDDFHRKYAPRCSVCGGPIMPEPGQEETVRIVALDRSFHVNCYVCEECGLLLSSEGEGRGCYPLDGHILCKSCSARRIQDLSAKISTDC, encoded by the exons ATGTCTGGTCCCACCTGGCTTCCCCCGAGGACTCTGGACAGCCCAGAGCGAGCCGTCCCACAGATGTCCCACTCGGCCGGGTCCGCAATCTACCGAGCCCCCAACAAGAAGAGCGTGTCCGAGTTCCGGCCCAAATATGGTGCCTATGACcagaatggaggaggaggagggggaggaggaggaggaggaggaggaggaggagaaatggtCAACAGGTACATGGCCACTGGACCCACAG GTGGACCCGTTCATCATCCATCTAGCGATCACTATTACCCTCCTCCCCACGCTCCCAAGGAAGAGCGCCACTGGGGCCCTCACATGGAAAGCTACGAGCTGATG CACCGTGGATCTGAAAAGCCTGTTGGCTATCACTCTAAAATAGACGCAGACATCGACTCCCTGACCAGTATGCTCGCTGATCTGGACAGTCACCCACAGGACCCCAGCACACAA CTGTACGACAACGTGCCTTACAACAAATACCTCTCAGGGGATCACTACAAGCCTGCACACCAGAGCGTAGCCCCTTCTCAGGGTCGGCCATCCATGGGGTACCCCCCTCACCCCCATAGCCAATACCACCCCGCACCGCCCTACCCCAGCGAGCACCACACACCTCAGTACTCCACCTCCCACCAGCAGGAGTACtactctccctccccctcaccTAAACCCTACCCCCAGCCCGTACCAGCCTCctacaccacctcctccacccctaGCGGGCCCAGGTTCAGCGTCCAGGTCAAGACAGCGCAGCCCGTCACCTACTCGCAGACGGGCAGGCAGGCGGAGCAGGCCTACACTCCACCCCCGCCTCGCCAGCATGTGTCACGCCCCCAGCACCAGACTCAGGCAGGTCCCCAGGGCTGGTACCCGCCGCACCCCGGTTCACAAGCCCAAGACTTGCACTCTGACGCGGGGTACAAGGGGGGTGGCCCGGGGTCTGGAGGAAGGGTCAACCAGGCTCCGATGActaagagagggatggagaataATCAGACAGGGCCCGGAGCTGCTCAGAATCCTGCTTATCAGTCCGGCAAG CAGGGTTTACAAACAACCCGgcctgaggaggagctggaccgACTCACCAAGAAGTTGGTATATGATATGAACCACCCCCCTGCTGAGGACTATTTTG GCCGCTGTGCCCGCTGTGGGGACAACGTGGTCGGGGACGGCAGCGGCTGCATCGCCATGGAGCAGGTGTTTCACGTGGAGTGCTTCACGTGCATCACCTGCCACGCCCGCCTCAGGGGACAACCCTTCTACGCCCTGGACAAGAGGAGTTACTGCGAGAGTTGTTACATT AGTACACTAGAGCGCTGTTCAAAGTGCTCCAAGCCCATCCTGGACCGGATCCTGCGCGCCATGGGAAAAGCCTACCACCCTCGCTGTTTCACATGTGTGGTGTGTAACTGCTGCCTGGACGGCGTGCCCTTCACCGTGGACGCCACGTCCCAGATTCACTGCATAGACGACTTCCATAG AAAGTATGCGCCACGCTGCTCGGTGTGTGGCGGGCCCATCATGCCTGAACCGGGCCAGGAGGAGACGGTCAGGATAGTGGCTCTGGATCGGAGCTTCCACGTCAACTGTTACGTCTGCGAG GAATGCGGTCTCCTGCTGTCGTCCGAAGGGGAGGGCCGCGGCTGTTACCCGCTGGACGGCCACATCTTGTGCAAGAGCTGCAGCGCTCGCCGCATCCAGGACCTCTCGGCCAAAATCTCCACTGACTGCTAA
- the trip6 gene encoding thyroid receptor-interacting protein 6 isoform X2, translated as MSGPTWLPPRTLDSPERAVPQMSHSAGSAIYRAPNKKSVSEFRPKYGAYDQNGGGGGGGGGGGGGGGEMVNRYMATGPTGGPVHHPSSDHYYPPPHAPKEERHWGPHMESYELMHRGSEKPVGYHSKIDADIDSLTSMLADLDSHPQDPSTQLYDNVPYNKYLSGDHYKPAHQSVAPSQGRPSMGYPPHPHSQYHPAPPYPSEHHTPQYSTSHQQEYYSPSPSPKPYPQPVPASYTTSSTPSGPRFSVQVKTAQPVTYSQTGRQAEQAYTPPPPRQHVSRPQHQTQAGPQGWYPPHPGSQAQDLHSDAGYKGGGPGSGGRVNQAPMTKRGMENNQTGPGAAQNPAYQSGKGLQTTRPEEELDRLTKKLVYDMNHPPAEDYFGRCARCGDNVVGDGSGCIAMEQVFHVECFTCITCHARLRGQPFYALDKRSYCESCYISTLERCSKCSKPILDRILRAMGKAYHPRCFTCVVCNCCLDGVPFTVDATSQIHCIDDFHRKYAPRCSVCGGPIMPEPGQEETVRIVALDRSFHVNCYVCEECGLLLSSEGEGRGCYPLDGHILCKSCSARRIQDLSAKISTDC; from the exons ATGTCTGGTCCCACCTGGCTTCCCCCGAGGACTCTGGACAGCCCAGAGCGAGCCGTCCCACAGATGTCCCACTCGGCCGGGTCCGCAATCTACCGAGCCCCCAACAAGAAGAGCGTGTCCGAGTTCCGGCCCAAATATGGTGCCTATGACcagaatggaggaggaggagggggaggaggaggaggaggaggaggaggaggagaaatggtCAACAGGTACATGGCCACTGGACCCACAG GTGGACCCGTTCATCATCCATCTAGCGATCACTATTACCCTCCTCCCCACGCTCCCAAGGAAGAGCGCCACTGGGGCCCTCACATGGAAAGCTACGAGCTGATG CACCGTGGATCTGAAAAGCCTGTTGGCTATCACTCTAAAATAGACGCAGACATCGACTCCCTGACCAGTATGCTCGCTGATCTGGACAGTCACCCACAGGACCCCAGCACACAA CTGTACGACAACGTGCCTTACAACAAATACCTCTCAGGGGATCACTACAAGCCTGCACACCAGAGCGTAGCCCCTTCTCAGGGTCGGCCATCCATGGGGTACCCCCCTCACCCCCATAGCCAATACCACCCCGCACCGCCCTACCCCAGCGAGCACCACACACCTCAGTACTCCACCTCCCACCAGCAGGAGTACtactctccctccccctcaccTAAACCCTACCCCCAGCCCGTACCAGCCTCctacaccacctcctccacccctaGCGGGCCCAGGTTCAGCGTCCAGGTCAAGACAGCGCAGCCCGTCACCTACTCGCAGACGGGCAGGCAGGCGGAGCAGGCCTACACTCCACCCCCGCCTCGCCAGCATGTGTCACGCCCCCAGCACCAGACTCAGGCAGGTCCCCAGGGCTGGTACCCGCCGCACCCCGGTTCACAAGCCCAAGACTTGCACTCTGACGCGGGGTACAAGGGGGGTGGCCCGGGGTCTGGAGGAAGGGTCAACCAGGCTCCGATGActaagagagggatggagaataATCAGACAGGGCCCGGAGCTGCTCAGAATCCTGCTTATCAGTCCGGCAAG GGTTTACAAACAACCCGgcctgaggaggagctggaccgACTCACCAAGAAGTTGGTATATGATATGAACCACCCCCCTGCTGAGGACTATTTTG GCCGCTGTGCCCGCTGTGGGGACAACGTGGTCGGGGACGGCAGCGGCTGCATCGCCATGGAGCAGGTGTTTCACGTGGAGTGCTTCACGTGCATCACCTGCCACGCCCGCCTCAGGGGACAACCCTTCTACGCCCTGGACAAGAGGAGTTACTGCGAGAGTTGTTACATT AGTACACTAGAGCGCTGTTCAAAGTGCTCCAAGCCCATCCTGGACCGGATCCTGCGCGCCATGGGAAAAGCCTACCACCCTCGCTGTTTCACATGTGTGGTGTGTAACTGCTGCCTGGACGGCGTGCCCTTCACCGTGGACGCCACGTCCCAGATTCACTGCATAGACGACTTCCATAG AAAGTATGCGCCACGCTGCTCGGTGTGTGGCGGGCCCATCATGCCTGAACCGGGCCAGGAGGAGACGGTCAGGATAGTGGCTCTGGATCGGAGCTTCCACGTCAACTGTTACGTCTGCGAG GAATGCGGTCTCCTGCTGTCGTCCGAAGGGGAGGGCCGCGGCTGTTACCCGCTGGACGGCCACATCTTGTGCAAGAGCTGCAGCGCTCGCCGCATCCAGGACCTCTCGGCCAAAATCTCCACTGACTGCTAA
- the sst5 gene encoding somatostatin-2, whose protein sequence is MLRSEVQVILVALLSSGLLVSGAPRRDMQTGRPRAELTNDKALAHLLLLQFVSELMATRVEQMLPKLEEEEEQEVEEDGEDGETGGRVELMRRHLPLSQRERKAGCRNFFWKTFTSC, encoded by the exons ATGCTCCGCTCTGAGGTGCAGGTGATTCTGGTGGCTCTGCTCTCCTCTGGGCTGCTGGTCAGTGGCGCTCCACGCAGGGACATGCAGACGGGAAGACCGAGAGCAGAACTCACAAACGACAAG GCTCTCGCTCACTTGCTGCTGTTGCAGTTTGTCTCTGAGCTCATGGCGACGAGAGTAGAACAGATGCTGCccaagctggaggaggaggaggagcaggaggtggaggaggacgggGAGGACGGGGAGACGGGAGGAAGAGTGGAGCTGATGCGGCGGCACCTTCCCCTCTCTCAAAGAGAACGCAAAGCAGGCTGCCGCAACTTCTTCTGGAAGACGTTCACCTCGTGTTAA